The genomic interval GACGATTACGAAGGCACATTATAAGAAAATAGTAGGAAAACATCCACATGAGAGTGAAGTTATTGAAACATACTACGACACATATGAAACAGAAGAGAAACCTGAgaaaaacattaataattacgattattaaaattattattattagcctgtatgatcccactgctgggcaaaggtctcccccatatctttccaagtatcccggttctgtgcgagctctatccagtcttttcgataaccgtcgagatcatcgcgccatcgtttccggggtctaacacgtctacggtgtccgaaattacgtacttatttttattaattaacgtACTTCGTAGATGCGTGTGtgaatagtacctacctacatttgcTTTACTCTTTCGCacgaggaaaaaaataaataaatatcatcatctccttatcccgtttttcacagggtccgcttacctaacttgaagatttgacagaaccGGTTTTTTACACTACCTgtctgatattttttattaataaataaaaatacaggagtttaatttgaatttagaacactattggtgctaattcctgtaaataccatctaattttattttaagttatatctgtaattttcttatccgccgaaaaggaaaaggacgggtaatcgacaagcataaaatttatggaacacacgtcaattttaaggacaaatctaaaacaaccgtctaaaaattttacatcagtcaataacccgacacaggtaagtagacagcacgtcaaacggattgcataccagcgacatacctttttgattcgcccgggttattcattcatttactcattcttcctaaaattaagagctgtgaatcatccgtccctttccttttcgacggatatgaaaatgacagatataacttaaaataaaactaggcggtgtctgcaggaatcggggccattattactacaaaataaaatatcatattttttattcctaatactcgtatttaatatttttctggtAATCTTTACGAGTAATACTCGCGAGGTGtttctagtattttttttatgaaaagtaTATTAGGCTGCCTGTCCACCGCACCGGAGCGGAGTGGAGAAGCTAACCAATAAAGGGAGATTTGAACTAGTTTATGCAAtactattggttaatatttctcCGTTTCTCCATTCCGGTCCGGTGGAGAGGCagcctaaaaaaataaaagagccCTTATAATACTTacgtattttattgaaattaaatcGTAGTATAACATGCAACCAACTTTATGCCCACGCGCAATGCATAGGAAGAATACGTACAAAGCACACGACCACATTCTCAATTGGAGTAGTctaaggtacatccatcacatgatgaactaaatatgtataaataacgACGCTTCACCGAGCATCTTTTTAAACTATACATTTAAGGCacttgtttataataatacctacataattctTATATAGAACGAAATAGAAATTCAGACCATCTAAATCACCTctcagttttcattacgatatcactaacacctactacatttttaattaagtaaccatgcaataaatttataagatactcaaaatacagggtgttagtgacatcgtaacgaatactcagagggatgattcagaccatgattctgagttaatatcaagtggaattttccgtcgcaaaattcttgttatttttttagtttttttaaattattttcaattctatacttttgcgatggaaaattccacttgatattaactcagaataatcagctgaatcatccctctcagtattcgttacgatgtcacttacaccccatacaagtacatacagtagccatacaagtaggtatgggtgtatgtgacactgtaacgaatactgaaggggatgattcaggccatgattctgagacgatatcaagtggaatttcctgtcggagaagtcatgaaaattttagaccttttttatattattttccgttccatacttttgcgacggaaaattccacttgatatcaactcagaatcatggcctgaatcatccctcaaagttttcgttacgatgtcactaacaccctgtatagtttttcaataaaaagttGATATAGGCTTcatatatttgtaaataaacttCTTAACCATCTAACAATAtctaataattatatgtatttcTAACAATCGTAATCGTAATTTTCCGAGGCACTTACAATGTAACAATTTTAATGTCAGTCTTTAATTTTGTGCgtaaaacacaacaacaacaatttttccttcaagtaatataaaaaaaaataaaaagaaaaaagttacaTGCACTTTTTGATTGCTCATGTTCAACCTTTGTTCAAGAGTAAAACTCTTTATattgcatttaaaataaatattaaaaataaagaattataatCAGCTCGacagtacaacaggcggccttactgCTAAGGTTGCAATCTCATCCAGACAACCTTGAGGTATaggaaataaatttaataaaaacttagcaggatagacagtgcaaaataaaataaataatataagtgcACCGACATACTATTATTAAGAGCAATTCAAAGAAGatcgtaaatataaaaataagaggAGAATTGAGAATGTGCTGCTTGACTTGCCCTCTAAAATACTTCTATATTAACGCCACGAACCTTAAAAACCCTGTCGCATCTACATAGCGTATTTGTTTCGACATGGTTGTAATAGTTCTAAAgttagaataattataatacagggtgttagtgacatcgtaacgaaaactttgaggggtggttcaggccatgattctgagttgatatcaagtagaaatttccgtcgcaaaagtatggattagaaaataattaaaaagaaaagaaaaattttcatgaatttttttgacacgaaattccacttgatatcaactcagaatcatggtctgaaccatccccctcagtattcgttacggtgtcactaacacccatacctacttatatggctaccgtatgtacttgtacggggtgtaagtgtcatcgtaacgaatactgagagggatgattcatctgattattctgagttaatatcaagtggaattttccatcgcaaaagtatagaattgaaaatattaaaaaaaaaactaaaaaaaaatcatgaattttgcgacggaaaattccacttgattttaactcagaatcatggtctgaatcaaccccctcagtattcgttacgatgtcactaacaccctgtattattctGTCCTATCAAAAAGGTCTGCAGTGTCGGTACAAAATAATTGAACGgaagaagtcccgcggccgccgcgctagtgtcgcagtatctgcatataattattatgacttgtcatttagttccattaaTATCCGCGGGACTTCGTTCGCAGCGCGTACTCTAGATGCGCGACCGGCATTTACATAATAGATATTATGTATCAAATAACGAGTGTCCAACACCTCCTTAAAAAAGtgtcaataaattaaataatatattctaCGCGATGTATGGAAGACTTGCTGTGTTGTGTCATGTAAGTTAATAAAGCCAACTAtcaagatataaaaaataaaactaatggTGAACGCGCATCTAAGCCGCAAAGGAGCCGCACGCGCCTATAACATCGCATTTTATATATCTCTGTATGAATTGTATGCAATGTAACATCGCGCAGTCGCGCACCTATCCGCGCCGCACGACCCGCATTTGGCTGCAAAATGCGACGATTCTCATCTAAGTGCGCGTTCACCCTAATAATGTGTTTAGTGACGTCACTGGTGTTACCatgctataaaaaaatataaaacaagctAATAAAAAAGGGTTGCCAATTACGGCAAAACAAACTTAAATGTAAATTTTGCGATGGCAAGTTAAATTAAGACAATTATATGCCATCGAAACTTAACAAGAATATTACTTTTTCCTCCGTCTCTGCCTATACTTCCCACACACATGATCAACCATTTGATAATGTCTTTTGAATGTACAGTTACATTTCTCGCATTTGAATTTACGAATTTTAAGATGTCGTTCTCTTATATGAGAGAGAAGACTCTTTTTCAGCATCTCCTTGTGACAATAGTCGCAAGTCGCTTTGGAATACTGTGATTTATCTTTCTGAGCAAATACTGAGGTAATATACTCTTTAAACCGTACTTTTTCACTGTCCATATTTATGTTTTTCTCATTCTCCTCCTTCAAAGTGCCATATTTTTGAATAGATAAAGTGTTATTGTTCACTTTAGTCATCTGAACGCATACTTGGCTTTCCTTAACCCGTTCAACCCATGTTTCGTTTATTTCCTTCATGATATGCGGTGTCTCATCAAGGTGTAGGTTGTAGTGGGTTTTACGAATGTGGTATTTGAGGAGCCGTTCCTCGCAGTAGGTGACACCGCATGCAACACATTTGTATGGATGCTCGAGGGAGTCGTCGTGGATTTTCAAGTGGAGGAGGAGGTTGCGTTTATTCACAAAGCCACGGTCACAGTGGTCACAGATGTATGTCTTCTTTGGGCTGGCACCtggaatatttataaaaagaaatattttaagttgaaaaacAGGTTAATTCGAAAACTAAATCTCatcaaaaatctttattataaGAAGATCCCCTTCGACTTTCCTTTTCCTAAAAATTAGGTACaggtttgtattttttgtttggcGCATTAGACTAGTCTGTTTTGTTGtagaataattaaataaatgaacgAAGGAACAAAGTCGCGGATCACAACATACCTGTGTGTGTGTCAACATGCTTGGAGTAGGCATCAGATCGAAAGAATTCCTTCGAACAAAACGAGCATTTGAAGCGAGATTGCACCGCTTTGTGTTTGTACAAGTGAGCCTTAAACTTATACGAGCTCCCCACGATAGTTTTATCACAAATATTACAGTGGTTCTTCCTCTTTTCAacatttttcttattctccATTTCAACCAAACAAAATGGTCAATAAAAGGTAAAATTACAGTGCAAAACTTAAATAAACAAGTAAATAGGAACTCAAATACGTGCTAACGTATTTTAATTACAAGGAAATAACATTTTAGAactgaaataaagaataaaattaaaataaaacagaaaagaaAGCACACGCAACGCCAAAACAAAACGAAACGAATGTCAATTTGACTTTGACAGATTATAGTTATAAAATGCAGTCTGGCAAAGGACTTCATGCCATACATCCTTGTTACACGTCCTTATTATACATAAGAGAAGTAGGGAGTGCTAAACAAAATAGATGATAACATACAGTAACCTATTCTCTCATTCAAAGCAGGTTACACACATGAGCAAGTTCCCTAGAATttactttgatatttttttacttcacGTAAAGCATCTATACATGTAAGGTTAATCCTCGTGATTTTAATCTTTACTTGAACACTGTTATATATAATTGTTAAGTGTTTGTATATGGTTTTAAGAATATAAAATGCAGTAATAATtgttaatttctttaaaaaatgttttttctcgccatttacaaataataaacggCGAATAAAAATCGCAATGTGACAAGGTTCTAACTGAGACTATGCACTTAACTGTCAGTGTGTGGCGCCTTTATATTTTGGTGTTCTCTTGAGATCTCTCTCTGCAACGGGGATTTTGAAAGCGAATTACAAGGATAATTTACCCATAACTCGTAATAAAACATTGATTTTACTCGTTAATTTGGCAAATACATCGACAGGTAAGTAAACCTTGAACTCTTTTctgtggtttttttttacacacaGGTGACTAAGATTGTTTCATACCAGTTATTCGTTAACTACTTTTTTATTCGGACTATTTTCATTTAGTTGTGAGGCCTTGGGCACTATACTGGCGCTGTTAACATATTTGTTAGCTCGGGGCTGCTTTTACGTGGTCCAATTTTATTACGACGTAACTCTTCATTTATATCGTACTCGAAGACTGCGGACTCTTAGACATTATCATTCCAAAACCTGCTttctaaaacaataattaagtaggttttaGACCCAAAGTTGAATACAGAAATTTTAAGTTAAggtaattttaacatttttcttttaaaaagtagcataggtaagtacctacctatttaggCTATACTTTTAATTTTCTCGCCCTTTACTCcaaattattttagttagtAACACAAAACATCTTCagcattattattttcttcatcTTTTTTAATGTCTCTTTCATTATTAACCTTTCATTTTGGTTTCAGCAGAATCATCAAATTATTATAGATATTATATTGGAGGACAGAAAAGACTGGGTGGGATAAAGGTaattaactaatgattcaacatCTCTGGTATTAATGATATTCGTTATGTATTATGTTCACTGACCACCATTTTGGGTGAACAGACTAATCCACTGTCACAAAACGGTTCATCATAAATCATATCCATGCTAGGATGTTGTAACCAAaaattgcaagttgtcttcagatTTTATTAGGCTTTGCCTACTgtccacaaataaaaaaaaataagtaaatgtttatttttcataaagaaacaaaagtagTAGTAATAAAAAATAGCTATAGCTAGCCAGTGTCAGTGAAATGTATTGaaacttttttgtaattttattaagaaCTGTTGttaatgatttgatttgttttgtattggTGGTTACAGCCAtcattttatgtaagtagctAACTAGGCATTGTAATTGCAGGTACATGtcattttacaaatacaaataataaatcaatcaatTCAATTCAGTTCAATTTTACTCATATGAACGGTCCCAAACATACACTTTAGTACTACGTCACATTTTTTTGACCAATTCAACTGTAAATCTTGCATGTTATCCATATTAATGCCACAAGGTTCCAAAACATTCCTATTATGCGCTATTATTTCTAAGTGTGTTTCTTTAGTATGCGTCTATATAATAAAGACCAATATGTATAAATTTTTAGACAGAAATATCACTTAtttaattaatgaaatgatatatttatttgttttagagtTTTGttaaatacagatctaattaaagtaatatattccttttatattacttaaccacttagtgtacagtcatgagcattataatgtacccactttagaaccctgtcgcactatcatatttgacatttaatgataattacggtttaatttatcaaaaaagttaatgtgacatggtttcaaagtgtatacatattagtactcgtgaccatacacaaacacataattatatattttttattattattaaataataataaaatacacaaacacacacacaggtctaacagaaagttcggtgaggagagggtacatatttatttatatcatcatcatcagcccattaacgtccccactactggggcacgggccttccctatggatggataggaagatcgggccttaaaccatcacgcgggcccagtgcggattgatggttattaacgactgctaatgcagccgggaccaacggcttaacgtgccttccgaagcacggaagagcttgagatgaaaactttttttttgtggtcacccatcctatgaccctttgcgaaagttgcttaacttcaacaatcgcaga from Pectinophora gossypiella chromosome 29, ilPecGoss1.1, whole genome shotgun sequence carries:
- the LOC126379583 gene encoding zinc finger protein 62 homolog, with protein sequence MENKKNVEKRKNHCNICDKTIVGSSYKFKAHLYKHKAVQSRFKCSFCSKEFFRSDAYSKHVDTHTGASPKKTYICDHCDRGFVNKRNLLLHLKIHDDSLEHPYKCVACGVTYCEERLLKYHIRKTHYNLHLDETPHIMKEINETWVERVKESQVCVQMTKVNNNTLSIQKYGTLKEENEKNINMDSEKVRFKEYITSVFAQKDKSQYSKATCDYCHKEMLKKSLLSHIRERHLKIRKFKCEKCNCTFKRHYQMVDHVCGKYRQRRRKK